One Micromonospora sp. WMMD1120 genomic region harbors:
- a CDS encoding AAC(3) family N-acetyltransferase, with protein sequence MSGPDESSPPRLGRSRLADDLRALGVRPGACLVVHCGLRRVGPLDHGPATLAGALRDVLGPAGTLLVPTHTDGNSTTSRAHLAATAGMDRAQRERYEATLPGWDRRTTPSQRMGALAEYVRSAPGAVRSDHPQTSFAALGPRARQLTDDHDLHCHLGERSPMGALYAADGQVLLLGLGYEACSALHLAEYRLPVPPPERDYRCFRLVAGRRVALDFRALDLDDSDFPMVGAALDDTPIVRRGRVGRADARLLPARAAVDFAVDWFTTNRLAARR encoded by the coding sequence GTGTCGGGTCCGGATGAGTCGTCCCCGCCCAGGCTGGGCCGATCCCGCCTCGCCGACGACCTGCGGGCCCTGGGCGTACGCCCGGGCGCGTGCCTCGTGGTGCACTGCGGCCTGCGTCGGGTCGGTCCGCTGGACCACGGCCCCGCGACCCTCGCCGGCGCCCTGCGCGACGTCCTCGGTCCGGCCGGCACGCTGCTGGTGCCCACCCACACCGACGGCAACTCGACGACCTCCCGGGCGCACCTGGCCGCCACCGCCGGGATGGACCGGGCGCAACGGGAGCGGTACGAGGCGACGCTGCCCGGCTGGGACCGCCGGACCACCCCGTCGCAGCGGATGGGTGCGCTCGCCGAGTACGTCCGGTCCGCCCCCGGCGCGGTGCGCAGCGACCATCCCCAGACCTCGTTCGCCGCGCTCGGCCCCCGGGCCCGGCAGCTCACCGACGACCATGACCTCCACTGTCACCTCGGCGAACGCTCACCGATGGGCGCCCTCTACGCGGCCGACGGGCAGGTCCTGCTGCTCGGCCTCGGCTATGAGGCGTGCAGCGCCCTGCACCTGGCGGAATACCGGCTGCCGGTGCCTCCGCCCGAGCGGGACTACCGCTGCTTCCGGCTGGTCGCCGGGCGCCGGGTGGCGCTGGACTTCCGCGCCCTCGACCTGGACGACAGCGACTTTCCGATGGTGGGGGCCGCGCTCGACGACACGCCGATCGTGCGCCGGGGTCGGGTCGGGCGCGCCGACGCCCGGCTGCTGCCGGCGCGGGCCGCTGTGGACTTCGCCGTTGACTGGTTCACGACAAACCGGTT
- a CDS encoding FxsB family cyclophane-forming radical SAM/SPASM peptide maturase, producing MGGSCRRISQFVLKVHSRCDLSCDHCYVYQHADQTWRGRPVRMAPATVRAAARRVAEHARAHGLPVVHVVLHGGEPLLLGAAGLREVLTELRTTITPWTRLDLRMQTNGVLLDEELCRLFVEFDVRVGVSFDGDRAANDRHRVFAHGGSSYDQVRRALALLRRPEHRASYAGILCTVDVRNDPDRVYEALRAESPPRVDLLLPHATWDNPPHRPGPGPTPYADWLSRLHRRWTDDGCPISIRMFEALRPGGGGSEAFGLAPADLLVIEADGSWEQADSLKTAYHGAADTGLDVFGHSVDEVARHPGVAVRQDGAAGLCATCRACPVVDRCGGGLYAHRWRAGTGFDNPSVYCPDLLRLIDIVDSRPPPARVSAAPVDAGSAPVEALLDDLATGPGSPSTLALLAATQLSITRALLGACRDRSGPSAAWELLVAVEQAAPEIVRAVLEHPFVRPALVWHLDRSTSSGADATVDPLPALAVAAAARAGVPATVRVPTRAGVVALPTLGTVALPAPLPTVEVTVRPDEIRLGSGSAERTIPLDPLASPSAGWSPTRDVPVPGGRLLIEDGDPYRDCYGETVSSRLTPAAALAFGRTLAEALRVVRRDVPAHAATLDGGLRAAVPLAHDPARPLRSATARHAFGAVSITPALDPATMAVLLVHEWQHAKLGAVLDLFDLVEPGRDALIRVPWRPDPRPPEGVLQGVYAHLAVTQVWQSRAMVDDTEAPAHAARFLAWTRDGADALLASRSLTEPGERFVGQLRRALEETCVGSG from the coding sequence GTGGGCGGGTCGTGCCGGCGGATCAGCCAGTTCGTGCTGAAGGTCCACAGCCGCTGTGACCTGAGCTGCGACCACTGCTACGTCTACCAGCACGCCGACCAGACCTGGCGTGGTCGTCCGGTGCGGATGGCGCCGGCCACGGTGCGGGCCGCCGCGCGACGCGTCGCCGAGCACGCCCGCGCGCACGGGCTTCCGGTCGTGCACGTGGTGCTGCACGGCGGTGAGCCGCTGCTGCTCGGCGCCGCCGGCCTGCGCGAGGTGCTGACCGAGCTGCGCACGACCATCACCCCGTGGACCCGACTCGACCTGCGCATGCAGACCAACGGCGTGCTGCTGGACGAGGAGCTGTGCCGGCTGTTCGTCGAGTTCGACGTGCGGGTCGGGGTGTCGTTCGACGGCGACCGGGCCGCCAACGACCGGCACCGGGTCTTCGCCCACGGCGGCAGCAGCTACGACCAGGTTCGGCGCGCCCTGGCGCTGCTCCGCCGGCCGGAGCACCGCGCCAGCTACGCCGGCATCCTCTGCACCGTCGACGTGCGTAACGACCCCGACCGGGTCTACGAGGCGCTGCGGGCCGAGAGCCCGCCCCGGGTCGATCTGCTCCTGCCCCACGCCACCTGGGACAACCCGCCGCACCGCCCCGGCCCCGGGCCCACGCCGTACGCGGACTGGCTGAGCCGACTGCACCGCCGGTGGACGGACGACGGGTGCCCGATCTCGATCCGGATGTTCGAGGCGCTGCGGCCGGGTGGCGGTGGCAGCGAGGCGTTCGGGCTCGCGCCGGCCGACCTGCTGGTCATCGAGGCGGACGGCAGTTGGGAGCAGGCCGACTCACTGAAGACCGCCTACCACGGCGCGGCCGACACCGGGCTCGACGTGTTCGGCCATTCGGTGGACGAGGTTGCCCGGCACCCCGGCGTCGCGGTCCGGCAGGACGGTGCGGCGGGGCTCTGCGCGACCTGCCGGGCCTGCCCGGTGGTCGACAGGTGCGGCGGCGGTCTGTACGCGCACCGCTGGCGCGCCGGCACCGGCTTCGACAATCCCTCGGTGTACTGCCCCGACCTGCTCCGTCTGATCGACATCGTGGACTCCCGCCCGCCACCGGCCCGCGTCAGCGCCGCGCCGGTCGACGCCGGGTCCGCGCCCGTCGAGGCGTTGCTCGACGACCTCGCCACCGGGCCCGGCTCGCCGTCCACGCTCGCCCTGCTCGCCGCCACCCAGCTCTCCATCACCCGGGCGCTGCTGGGCGCCTGCCGGGACCGGTCCGGCCCCAGCGCCGCCTGGGAGCTGCTCGTCGCTGTCGAGCAGGCGGCGCCCGAGATCGTCCGGGCGGTGCTGGAGCATCCCTTCGTCCGGCCGGCGCTGGTGTGGCACCTCGACCGGTCGACCTCGTCCGGCGCCGACGCGACCGTCGATCCGCTGCCGGCCCTCGCCGTCGCCGCGGCCGCGCGGGCCGGCGTCCCGGCGACGGTGCGGGTCCCGACGCGGGCCGGGGTGGTCGCGTTGCCCACGCTGGGCACCGTCGCGTTGCCCGCCCCGCTGCCGACCGTCGAGGTGACAGTGCGGCCGGACGAGATCCGGCTGGGCAGCGGGTCCGCCGAGCGGACGATCCCACTCGACCCGCTGGCGTCGCCGTCGGCCGGCTGGTCACCGACGCGGGACGTGCCGGTGCCCGGTGGGCGGCTGCTCATCGAGGACGGCGATCCGTACCGGGACTGCTACGGCGAGACGGTGTCGTCGCGCCTCACGCCTGCCGCGGCGCTGGCGTTCGGCCGTACCCTGGCCGAGGCCCTGCGTGTCGTGCGGCGTGACGTGCCGGCGCACGCGGCGACGCTCGACGGCGGTCTGCGGGCGGCCGTGCCGTTGGCTCACGACCCGGCGCGGCCGCTGCGCAGCGCGACGGCGCGGCACGCGTTCGGCGCGGTCTCCATCACTCCGGCCCTCGACCCGGCGACGATGGCGGTGCTGCTCGTGCACGAGTGGCAGCACGCGAAGCTGGGCGCCGTGCTGGACCTGTTCGACCTCGTCGAGCCGGGGCGGGACGCCCTGATCCGGGTGCCCTGGCGCCCCGACCCCCGACCTCCGGAGGGGGTGCTCCAGGGCGTCTACGCCCACCTGGCGGTCACCCAGGTCTGGCAGTCCCGGGCGATGGTCGACGACACCGAGGCCCCGGCGCACGCCGCCCGTTTCCTGGCCTGGACCCGGGACGGCGCCGACGCGTTACTCGCCAGCCGCTCGCTAACCGAGCCCGGCGAGCGATTCGTCGGCCAGCTGCGTCGGGCCCTGGAGGAGACCTGTGTCGGGTCCGGATGA
- a CDS encoding DUF2277 family protein — MCRSIKTLREPFTPQVTDADVEAAALQYVRKISGFRAPAAHNAAAFDTAVAAVAEATRTLLDQLVVRGAGAPTTRA, encoded by the coding sequence ATGTGCCGGAGCATCAAGACGCTGCGTGAGCCGTTCACGCCGCAGGTGACCGACGCCGACGTCGAGGCGGCGGCGTTGCAGTACGTCCGGAAGATCTCTGGCTTCCGGGCGCCCGCCGCGCACAACGCCGCCGCGTTCGACACCGCTGTCGCCGCCGTGGCCGAGGCGACCCGCACCCTCCTCGACCAGTTGGTGGTGCGAGGCGCGGGCGCCCCGACCACCCGGGCCTGA